CATAAATATAAAAAGCTAAGAAGAAGGACGCGGCATCAGCGGAGGAAATAGCGAGCGCATAACCTTCATATTAACTTCGTCCATATTGCCCATCTTCGGCGTTTCCATAACGCCCGCCAGATGGGCAAATCTTTTATCCCTCATAAGCGTCCTGAAGAATCCGAGGCCGATCTCACCCTGGCCTATATGCCAGTGGCGGTCAGTGTGCGTACCGGCGGCCGCCTTTGAATCATTGAGATGAAAGAGACCTATTTTCTCCCGTCCCAGTGTCTTTTCGAAATCCTTCATGAACCCCAGCCAGACAGTACGTTCCTTTATATTGCATCCCGCTTCGAAGAGGTGCGCCGTGTCAATGCAAAAGAAGGTCTTGTCCTTGCGCGAGACGCCCTCATAGATGCGCGCCAATTCTTCAATGTTCCTTCCCAGGGTGTTCCCCTGGCCGGCCGTGTTCTCGATAAGG
This sequence is a window from Syntrophorhabdaceae bacterium. Protein-coding genes within it:
- a CDS encoding AURKAIP1/COX24 domain-containing protein: MGSVMKWRKKKIRKHKYKKLRRRTRHQRRK
- a CDS encoding deoxyribonuclease IV → MKIGFHVSISKGFDDTLRRANELECQAVQIFVKNPRSWMQRELSEADMEAFDRLSAQLPVFAHLSYLPNLAKIDEDERNLKGLLHEASLCARLGIHFLVVHPGSRPDRRSGVRLIAEAIDRVHDVHDIAILIENTAGQGNTLGRNIEELARIYEGVSRKDKTFFCIDTAHLFEAGCNIKERTVWLGFMKDFEKTLGREKIGLFHLNDSKAAAGTHTDRHWHIGQGEIGLGFFRTLMRDKRFAHLAGVMETPKMGNMDEVNMKVMRSLFPPLMPRPSS